In one Plutella xylostella chromosome 20, ilPluXylo3.1, whole genome shotgun sequence genomic region, the following are encoded:
- the LOC105380967 gene encoding activin receptor type-1 — MADVVLLGCLFTFLLINTGYAGLPGLLDGDSTSQNAADNQLLNEPASVNKLMVQQPRRKKFHKRYKCHQCEPPDCAPDRGGAHCGSALYCYKSAVRGADGELQLSRGCSRHYEHYQLTCWTGRQGSMLRKRHVGQVNISCCQGDMCNHGAFPELPPLDTAIEPIPSSGWKLWAAVSAAALAVGALAAAAVRALRRDHKLRVSRAALHKLGESSYFQPNMYSQHVTSAYYEGVDGSSAAGTNSGGLRARCAGDSTLREYLEQSATSGSGAGLPLMVQRTLAKQVALHARVGKGRFGEVWRGLWYADDVAVKIFFSRDEASWRRETEIYSTVLLRHDNILAYIGSDMTSQNSCTQLWLITHYHPLGSLYEHLARAPLTRQQMMLVCVSVVSGLLHLHTEIHGTQGKPAIAHRDIKSKNILMKSDGSCCIADFGLAVTAAHVAAAAPARQGTVRYMSPELLDNSMNAACFESYRKCDIYALALVLWEVTARAGPRPRPAVPPYHPLVGQDPGQDEMRKIVCTDAARPELPDTAQPTMAGLNQLIRECWHANPSVRLPALRIKKTLLKLALQDNSIHLDQDSDVHV; from the exons ATGGCGGACGTTGTGTTATTAGGATGTTTGTTCACATTTTTGCTTATAAATACTGGATATG CGGGGCTCCCCGGGCTGCTGGATGGAGACTCCACCTCACAGAATGCAGCTGACAACCAGCTGCTGAATGAGCCCGCCTCTGTCAACAAGCTCATGGTGCAGCAACCTCG GAGGAAGAAATTTCATAAAAG ATACAAATGCCACCAATGCGAGCCCCCGGACTGTGCGCCAGACCGCGGCGGCGCGCACTGCGGCTCCGCGCTGTACTGCTACAAGTCAGCCGTGCGCGGGGCTGATGGAGAGCTGCAGCTGTCTCGCGGGTGTTCGAGACATTATGAGCACTATCAGTTGACATGCTGGACCGGGAGGCAGGG GTCTATGCTGCGCAAGCGGCACGTGGGGCAGGTGAACATCTCGTGCTGCCAGGGCGACATGTGCAACCACGGCGCGTTCCCGGAGCTGCCGCCGCTCGATACAG CGATCGAGCCGATCCCCTCAAGCGGGTGGAAGCTGTGGGCGGCGgtgtcggcggcggcgctggcggtgggcgcgctcgccgccgccgccgtgcgaGCCCTGCGCCGCGACCACAA ACTCCGTGTGTCGCGCGCGGCGCTGCACAAGCTCGGCGAGTCCAGCTACTTCCAGCCCAACATGTACAGCCAGCACGTCACCAGCGCGTATTACGAAG GCGTAGACGGCTCGTCAGCCGCGGGCACCAACTCGGGCGGCCTACGCGCGCGCTGCGCCGGCGACTCCACGCTGCGGGAGTATCTGGAGCAGTCGGCCACGTCGGGCTCCGGGGCGGGCCTGCCGCTCATGGTGCAGAGGACCTTGGCCAAGCAGGTGGCCCTGCATGCCAGGGTTGGGAAG GGTCGTTTCGGCGAGGTGTGGCGCGGGCTCTGGTACGCGGACGACGTGGCCGTCAAGATCTTCTTCTCTCGAGACGAGGCGTCGTGGCGGAGAGAAACGGAGATCTATTCGACTGTGTTGCTGAGACATGACAATATATTGGCGTATATTGGGAGTGATATGACCTCGCAGAATAGTTGTACACAG CTGTGGCTAATTACCCACTACCACCCGCTCGGCTCCCTCTACGAGCATCTAGCACGAGCGCCGCTGACGCGTCAGCAGATGATGCTCGTGTGTGTCAGCGTGGTCAGCGGCTTACTGCACCTGCACACGGAGATACACGGCACGCAG GGCAAACCCGCCATAGCGCACCGCGACATAAAGTCCAAAAACATCCTAATGAAGAGCGACGGCTCGTGCTGTATAGCGGACTTCGGGCTGGCGGTGACGGCGGCGCACGTggcggccgccgcgcccgcccgccagGGCACCGTGCGCTACATGAGCCCCGAGCTGCTGGACAACAG CATGAACGCAGCCTGCTTCGAGTCGTACCGCAAGTGTGACATCTACGCACTAGCACTAGTGCTGTGGGAGGTGACGGCCCGCGCcggcccgcgcccgcgccccgccgtcCCCCCGTACCACCCGCTTGTGGGACAAGACCCGGGACAG GACGAGATGCGCAAGATCGTGTGCACGGACGCGGCGCGGCCCGAGCTGCCCGACACCGCGCAACCC
- the LOC105386801 gene encoding uncharacterized protein LOC105386801, with product MPRTKRPVSKKEKSIEEDDALKKLDRLAQEKKNKIKLLAQMQCRDIELAFKILMGSLSPDILQKTIGELKSELLLKEVSATNRRTRHSSRAASHDDGYLTENSSQGSGGRGKRTMLAPPTAGKKTVRRSRSASTARPPATACKTSQRRRSKSVYRTPAYNKNAAVNYPPITPKVAPHTPLMLLRQPRQGEMVVSMSGSPVMMPTCNNIPSEEKAHCNIMLQDGTMLSLQPKELRQSQAYIPFALMDANVLKQLNTLKNNLDKVVKMGKKEGFNIE from the exons atgcCTAGAACTAAAAGACCTGTTAGTAAAAAGGAAAAGTCCATTGAAGAAGATGATGCACTGAAGAAGCTGGACCGACTTG CACAAGAAAAGAAGAATAAGATCAAATTATTAGCTCAAATGCAATGTCGGGACATTGAGTTGGCATTTAAAATACTCATGGGATCTCTCAGTCCCGATATACTACAGAAAACTATTGGAGAACTG AAATCTGAATTGTTACTCAAAGAAGTGTCAGCCACTAACCGGAGGACGAGACACTCCAGCCGGGCCGCCTCCCATGATGATG GCTACCTCACGGAGAACTCCTCGCAGGGCTCCGGCGGACGCGGCAAGAGGACCATGCTGG CCCCCCCTACAGCCGGCAAAAAAACCGTCCGCCGCTCCCGCTCGGCCTCAACCGCCCGGCCTCCCGCCACCGCCTGCAAGACCAGCCAGCGGCGCCGCTCCAAGAGTGTTTATAGAACCCCGGCCTACAACAAGAATGCGGCTGTTAACTACCCGCCTATTACGCCCAAG GTGGCGCCGCACACGCCGCTGATGCTGCTGCGGCAGCCGCGCCAGGGGGAGATGGTGGTGTCCATGTCCGGCTCGCCCGTCATGATGCCCACGTGCAACAA CATACCGTCAGAAGAGAAAGCCCACTGCAACATAATGCTCCAAGACGGGACGATGCTGTCCCTCCAGCCCAAAGAACTTCGACAGTCGCAGGCCTACATCCCTTTCGCGCTCATGGACGCTAATGTACTGAAGCAGCTGAACACTCTGAAGAATAACCTGGACAAAGTGGTGAAGATGGGCAAGAAGGAGGGGTTTAATATTGAGTGA
- the LOC105386802 gene encoding cilia- and flagella-associated protein 45, whose protein sequence is MPKALKDLHEGIPYHHVTQGNEPGCYQLHRPSKCRLRFPITDRPIHKCEIPDYEYTMVPQKSGYRKLLVPRPPKNYYPTVMDRAEYERLKQQAQVKTKDEQLAALEAAEEAERQLAKESQERIDLLRSRLQAQPGAEAGAGGKDELEAPDQTAHTLNRAELLRADSLPGPRLASQVILASKCHAIRDAQLVEKQLIQQELSEEEKRLDAIMEENRVAALGRAEAEEARRRRLQLDNLAALKEQITAHDTAKIMEAERIEEESVRMNQANIAVQIDEANKLKEKLERQRQLKETLDRANAEIIYFKQLQNEEDRISNQRIALFLQQRQEREARARAERAAATAVKQKGIEHISRAQKAEQELKSELERIRNLKIQEDVEREYRRRERDAAVKRRDDMRKLHEARNNQIKDIHRMIAREIAKDEQSFNDAARQNDQFLQKEKLLEDERKARIEKHRQEIMKQINDKERARAEQREKIHSQGVALRMEQELQDKYEKMVIKQKVEDMRRQKIADKYVSEVVQTLNTHGYKITE, encoded by the exons aTGCCTAAAGCCTTGAAAGACTTACACGAGGGCATCCCCTATCACCACGTGACCCAAGGAAATGAGCCGGGATGTTATCAACTACACAG GCCGTCAAAATGCCGTCTCCGTTTCCCGATCACGGACCGTCCGATCCACAAATGCGAGATCCCCGACTACGAGTATACGATGGTGCCGCAGAAGTCTGGATACCGCAAGCTGCTGGTGCCGCGACCTCCGAAGAACTACTACCCTACTGTGATGGACCGCGCTGAGTATGAGCGACTGAAGCAGCAAGCTCAG gtaaaaacaaaagatgaGCAGCTAGCAGCATTAGAAGCAGCGGAAGAGGCGGAGCGGCAACTCGCCAAGGAGTCCCAGGAACGGATTGATCTACTGAGGAGCAGACTGCAGGCGCAGCCGGGAGCggaggcgggggcggggggcaaGGATGAGCTGGAGGCGCCTGATCAGACTGCGCATACGCTGAATAGGGCTGAGC TACTCCGAGCGGACAGCCTCCCCGGCCCTCGTCTGGCCAGCCAGGTGATCCTCGCGTCCAAGTGCCACGCCATCCGCGACGCGCAGCTCGTCGAGAAGCAGCTCATACAGCAGGAGCTGAGCGAGGAGGAGAAACG TCTGGATGCAATAATGGAGGAGAACCGCGTGGCGGCGCTCGGGCGCGCGGAGGCGGAGgaggcgcggcgccggcgcctgCAGCTGGACAACCTCGCCGCGCTCAAGGAGCAGATCACCGCGCATGATACTGCCAAG ATAATGGAAGCGGAACGCATCGAGGAGGAGAGCGTGCGCATGAACCAGGCCAACATCGCCGTGCAGATCGACGAGGCCAACAAGCTAAAAGAGAAGCTTGAAAGGCAAAGGCAGCTCAAAGAAACACTGGACAGGG CGAACGCCGAGATAATCTACTTCAAGCAGCTCCAGAACGAAGAAGACCGTATCAGCAATCAGCGCATAGCGTTGTTCCTGCAGCAGAGACAGGAGCGGGAGGCGAGGGCGCGGGCcgagcgcgccgccgccacggcTGTGAAGCAGAAGGGGATCGAACACATCTCCAGGGCTCAGAAG GCAGAACAAGAGCTGAAATCCGAACTGGAGCGCATCCGCAACCTGAAGATACAGGAGGACGTGGAGCGAGAATACCGGCGCCGCGAGCGAGACGCCGCCGTCAAGAGGAGGGACGACATGAGGAAGCTGCACGAAGCGCGGAACAACCAG ATCAAGGACATCCACCGCATGATCGCGCGCGAGATCGCGAAGGACGAGCAGAGCTTCAACGACGCCGCGCGACAGAACGACCAGTTCCTGCAGAAGGAGAAGCTG TTGGAAGACGAGCGTAAAGCCAGAATAGAGAAACATCGGCAAGAGATAATGAAGCAAATCAATGATAAGGAACGAGCCAG AGCTGAACAACGCGAGAAGATCCACAGCCAGGGCGTCGCATTACGCATGGAACAGGAGCTACAGGATAAATACGAGAAAATGGTCATCAAACAGaag GTGGAAGACATGAGGAGACAGAAGATAGCGGACAAGTACGTGTCAGAAGTGGTACAGACGCTCAACACTCACGGCTACAAGATCACCGAGTGA
- the LOC105380922 gene encoding S-adenosylmethionine mitochondrial carrier protein homolog, translated as MVNKTVIMELQEKPSTPHSVYLAPLLAGAIAGISVDVTLYPLDTLKTRLQSAQGFQKAGGFRGVYKGLSAVAATSMPTTALFFVSYECTKTLVQPHVPAQWSPLVHAAAASVGEVLACLIRVPTEIAKQRKQTYVGTKTRSNISILMDAYKAEGVRRGVYRGFLSTVARDLPFSFIELPVWELMKKMVKEYNGGEITSLQSACCGSLAGGFAAAVTTPLDLAKTRIMLAPDYHATRKLRIRPVLTSIYLESGFRGLFAGVTPRLFGFMIGGFVFFGAYDDAKAFFERKFDGR; from the exons atggtaAATAAAACAGTGATAATGGAACTGCAAGAAAAACCTTCAACACCACACTCGGTGTATCTAGCACCTCTATTG GCTGGAGCTATAGCAGGTATATCAGTGGACGTGACTCTGTACCCGCTGGACACACTGAAGACTCGGCTGCAGAGTGCACAGGGCTTTCAGAAGGCTGGAGGCTTCCGGGGAGTTTATAAAG GTCTGAGCGCGGTGGCGGCGACGTCGATGCCGACCACAGCCCTGTTCTTCGTGTCCTACGAGTGTACAAAGACCCTGGTGCAGCCCCACGTGCCGGCGCAGTGGAGCCCGCTGGTGCACGCCGCGGCCGCCAGCGTCGGTGAAGTG CTGGCGTGCCTGATCCGGGTGCCGACGGAGATCGCCAAGCAGAGGAAACAGACGTACGTGGGGACGAAGACGAGAAGCAACATCTCTATATTAATGGAT GCCTACAAAGCGGAGGGCGTCCGCCGGGGCGTGTACCGCGGCTTCCTGTCGACGGTGGCTCGAGACCTGCCCTTCAGCTTCATCGAGCTGCCCGTGTGGGAGCTCATGAAGAAGATGGTCAAGGAGTATAACGGCGGCGAGATCACTAGTTTACAG AGTGCATGCTGCGGTTCACTAGCGGGCGGGTTCGCGGCGGCCGTCACCACGCCCCTAGACCTGGCCAAGACCAGGATCATGCTGGCCCCAGACTACCACGCCACCAGGAAACTGCGCATCAGGCCGGTCCTCACCAGCATCTACCTAGAATCAGGCTTCAGAGGACTGTTCGCGGGCGTCACGCCGAGGCTTTTCGGCTTCATGATTGGCGGATTCGTGTTTTTCGGCGCGTACGACGATGCGAAAGCTTTCTTCGAAAGGAAGTTTGACGGGAGATAG